The DNA window ACCAGATAAAGTCTTGAAAACCTTTAATACTCCCCGATTTCAGGACATTTTCTTTCCAAACGCCTTAACCAGCGCTTCAAAAAACTTATAATTAGTTTTTTGAAACGCTCTTCTCTAGTGTTTTTGGTCCCTATAGTCCAATAACAATTCCCTCAACCTACTTGCATGCATCCCTTCATCTTCTGCAAACTGTTTAAAAACTTCTTTTACCTTCTGATCTTCAATTCTTTTTGAATA is part of the Acetivibrio cellulolyticus CD2 genome and encodes:
- a CDS encoding ferritin family protein; protein product: YSKRIEDQKVKEVFKQFAEDEGMHASRLRELLLDYRDQKH